In Sphaeramia orbicularis chromosome 12, fSphaOr1.1, whole genome shotgun sequence, the following proteins share a genomic window:
- the ess2 gene encoding splicing factor ESS-2 homolog, whose amino-acid sequence MEDSGGGRKALSQAVVPSAGRAVVPRQQPEEKGKINKRVLDEEEYIENLEKIIQRDFFPDVTKLQAQKDYLEAEETGDIERMREISIRYGSSLAKSTPQSSVPYVTPASFETPVDRSDSPSSTHGRHNPATKGTSDDVKEEKELPSLDHFLAKNTSEDNASFEQIMDLAKDKERLKHAWLYEAENEFKERHKQNLALPSMEKAALECVKAGLETWEYKAKNALMYYPEGVKDDEAVFKKPREVVHKNTRFCADPFSKALNKSQIQQAAALNAQFKQGKVGPDGKELIPHESPTVNGYGFERTPSPAPGVAESPLMTWGEIESTPFRLDGSDTPCVERNHGPSFKIPEPGRRERLGLKMANEAAAKNRAKKQEALRKVTENLASLTPKGVSPALTPALQRLVNRTSNKYTDKALRASYTPSPSHRVIGCKTPFGGASTPSVTPTPNKAKTPSAQDVTSLTDNLLQLPKRRKASDFF is encoded by the exons AATCTAGAGAAGATCATCCAAAGAGACTTCTTTCCAGATGTGACAAAGTTACAAGCACAGAAAGATTACTTGGAAGCAGAAGAAACTGGGGACATTGAGAGGATGAGGGAGATCTCCATCAGATATGGGTCATCTTTAGCCAAATCAACACCTCAGTCGTCTGTTCCTT ACGTCACTCCTGCCAGTTTTGAGACACCGGTGGATCGCTCAGACTCTCCGTCTTCCACTCATGGAAGACATAATCCTGCAACTAAAG GAACCAGTGATGATGTGAAGGAAGAGAAAGAGCTGCCGTCTCTCGATCATTTTTTGGCCAAAAACACCAGTGAGGATAATGCATCATTCGAACAGATCATGGATCTGGCCAAAGACAAAGAGAGGCTGAAGCATGCCTGGTTATATGAAGCTGAGAATGAATTCAAAGAG CGCCACAAACAGAACCTGGCCTTACCATCAATGGAGAAGGCAGCTCTTGAATGTGTCAAAGCCGGGCTGGAGACGTGGGAGTACAAAGCCAAGAATGCACTCATGTATTATCCAGAGG GAGTTAAAGATGATGAAGCTGTGTTTAAGAAGCCAAGGGAAGTGGTTCATAAGAACACCCGGTTTTGTGCAGACCCGTTCAGCAAAGCTCTGAATAAAAGCCAGATTCAACAGGCTGCAGCCCTCAATGCACAG TTCAAACAGGGTAAAGTGGGTCCTGATGGGAAGGAGCTCATCCCTCATGAATCTCCAACAGTCAATGGATACGGCTTTGAAAGGACTCCCTCTCCTGCTCCCG GTGTGGCCGAGTCGCCTCTAATGACGTGGGGTGAGATTGAGAGTACGCCGTTCCGTCTGGACGGGTCAGACACTCCCTGTGTGGAGAGAAACCATGGACCATCATTTAAG ATCCCTGAACCAGGAAGGAGAGAAAGATTAGGTTTAAAGATGGCTAATGAAGCTGCAGCTAAAAACCGAGCAAAGAAACAAGAAGCACTGAGGAAGGTCACCGAGAACCTGGCAAG TCTTACACCTAAAGGCGTGAGTCCGGCGCTGACCCCGGCCCTGCAGAGACTCGTCAACCGGACGTCTAACAAATACACGGACAAAGCCTTAAGGGCCAGTTACACACCCTCGCCTTCTCACCGAGTCATTGGCTGTAAGACTCCTTTTGGTGGCGCATCGACTCCTTCAGTAACGCCGACGCCAAACAAAGCTAAGACTCCCAGCGCTCAGGACGTCACCTCCCTCACAGATAATCTACTGCAGCTTCCAAAGAGGCGCAAAGCCTCCGACTTCTTCTAA
- the dgcr2 gene encoding integral membrane protein DGCR2/IDD isoform X2: protein MLPKADSNSFVLFSLLFVLTLTDPPRTEQRCPGQFACRSGKLQCIPMSWQCDGWTACEDKSDEMDCPPVKEERFHFGNSYDQVEDVIGVAQPVRFNKKCPSGWHHYEKTASCYKVYLRNENYWQAVDTCQKVNGSLATFVTNEELQFILKIEVDFDDKVCERRDQCKFWVGYQYVITNQNHSLQGRWEVAYKGSLQVFLPPEGLANVGEASPTQDNVFCAQLQRFQIKSMNERGLHSWHAENCYKKFPFLCKRRQTCVDIKDNVVNEGYYFTPKGDDPCLSCTCHDGEPEMCVAALCERPQGCQHFRKDPKECCKFTCLDPDGNSLFDSMASGMRLIISCISSFLILSLLLFMVHRLRQRRRERIETLIGGNLHHFNLGRRVPGFDYGPDAFGTGLTPLHLSDDGEGGAFHFQEPPPPYAAYKYPDIQHPDDPPPPYEASINPDSLLYVDLGHSGVSMVTSQMNGIGEGLQTSIPNACGAVPDVALPSHEREDSIDSSTLLVRPDTPTEGHAPSTTPADCSSSLSTVV from the exons ATGTTGCCGAAGGCTGACAGCAACAGTTTcgtcctcttctctcttcttttcgTCCTCACCTTAACGGACCCACCACGGACAG AGCAGCGCTGTCCGGGCCAGTTCGCCTGCCGCAGTGGGAAGCTGCAGTGTATTCCGATGTCCTGGCAGTGTGATGGATGGACAGCATGTGAGGACAAGAGTGATGAGATGGACTGTCCCC CTGTGAAGGAGGAACGCTTCCACTTTGGAAACAGCTACGACCAGGTTGAAGATGTGATTGGAGTGGCCCAGCCGGTTCGCTTCAACA AGAAATGCCCCAGTGGCTGGCATCACTATGAAAAGACGGCCAGCTGTTATAAAGTCTACCTGAGGAATGAGAACTACTGGCAGGCGGTGGACACCTGTCAGAAGGTCAACGGCTCATTGGCCACGTTCGTAACCAATGAGGAGCTGCAGTTCATCCTGAAGATCGAGGTGGACTTCGACGACAAAGTGTGTGAGCGCAGAGACCAGTGCAA gttCTGGGTGGGCTACCAGTATGTGATCACCAATCAGAACCACTCGTTACAGGGCCGCTGGGAGGTGGCTTATAAAG GGTCTCTGCAGGTGTTTTTACCACCTGAGGGTCTAGCCAACGTCGGGGAGGCATCTCCCACTCAGGACAACGTCTTCTGTGCCCAGCTCCAGCGTTTTCAGATTAAAAGCATGAATGAACGTGGCCTGCACAGCTGGCACGCTGAAAACTGTTACAAGAAGTTCCCCTTTCTCTGCAAAAGga GACAAACGTGCGTGGATATAAAAGACAACGTTGTGAATGAGGGATACTACTTCACCCCTAAAGGAGACGACCCATGTCTGAGCTGCACCTGTCATGATGGTGAACCTGAGATGTGTGTGGCTGCGCTGTGTGAACGTCCACAAGGCTGCCAGCATTTCCGCAAAGACCCCAAAGAGTGCTGCAAGTTCACCTGCCTCGACCCAG atggaaacagtctgttcGATTCGATGGCCAGTGGGATGAGACTGATCATCAGCTGCATCTCGTCCTTCCTCATCCTTTCTCTCCTCCTGTTCATGGTGCACAGACTCCGCCAGAGAAGACGTGAACGTATTGAAACACTGATTGGAGGAAACT TGCACCACTTTAACCTTGGGAGGCGGGTCCCAGGGTTTGACTACGGCCCAGACGCCTTTGGCACCGGTCTGACCCCGCTGCATCTGTCTGATGATGGAGAGGGAGGGGCTTTTCATTTCCAGGAGCCGCCCCCTCCGTATGCGGCCTATAAATATCCAGACATCCAGCACCCTGACGACCCTCCCCCTCCGTATGAAGCCTCCATCAATCCAGACAGCCTGCTCTACGTGGACCTCG GACACAgtggggtttccatggtaacgagcCAGATGAACGGCATAGGGGAGGGGCTACAGACCAGTATTCCCAACGCTTGCGGCGCCGTTCCAGACGTGGCCCTGCCCTCCCATGAGAGGGAAGACTCTATAGATAGCAGCACCCTCCTGGTAAGGCCAGACACACCCACAGAAGGCCACGCCCCCAGCACCACGCCCGCAGACTGCAGCTCCTCCCTCAGCACTGTGGTATAG
- the dgcr2 gene encoding integral membrane protein DGCR2/IDD isoform X1, whose product MLPKADSNSFVLFSLLFVLTLTDPPRTGPRPALARLFSEQRCPGQFACRSGKLQCIPMSWQCDGWTACEDKSDEMDCPPVKEERFHFGNSYDQVEDVIGVAQPVRFNKKCPSGWHHYEKTASCYKVYLRNENYWQAVDTCQKVNGSLATFVTNEELQFILKIEVDFDDKVCERRDQCKFWVGYQYVITNQNHSLQGRWEVAYKGSLQVFLPPEGLANVGEASPTQDNVFCAQLQRFQIKSMNERGLHSWHAENCYKKFPFLCKRRQTCVDIKDNVVNEGYYFTPKGDDPCLSCTCHDGEPEMCVAALCERPQGCQHFRKDPKECCKFTCLDPDGNSLFDSMASGMRLIISCISSFLILSLLLFMVHRLRQRRRERIETLIGGNLHHFNLGRRVPGFDYGPDAFGTGLTPLHLSDDGEGGAFHFQEPPPPYAAYKYPDIQHPDDPPPPYEASINPDSLLYVDLGHSGVSMVTSQMNGIGEGLQTSIPNACGAVPDVALPSHEREDSIDSSTLLVRPDTPTEGHAPSTTPADCSSSLSTVV is encoded by the exons ATGTTGCCGAAGGCTGACAGCAACAGTTTcgtcctcttctctcttcttttcgTCCTCACCTTAACGGACCCACCACGGACAG gtccacgGCCAGCTCTGGCAAGATTATTCTCAG AGCAGCGCTGTCCGGGCCAGTTCGCCTGCCGCAGTGGGAAGCTGCAGTGTATTCCGATGTCCTGGCAGTGTGATGGATGGACAGCATGTGAGGACAAGAGTGATGAGATGGACTGTCCCC CTGTGAAGGAGGAACGCTTCCACTTTGGAAACAGCTACGACCAGGTTGAAGATGTGATTGGAGTGGCCCAGCCGGTTCGCTTCAACA AGAAATGCCCCAGTGGCTGGCATCACTATGAAAAGACGGCCAGCTGTTATAAAGTCTACCTGAGGAATGAGAACTACTGGCAGGCGGTGGACACCTGTCAGAAGGTCAACGGCTCATTGGCCACGTTCGTAACCAATGAGGAGCTGCAGTTCATCCTGAAGATCGAGGTGGACTTCGACGACAAAGTGTGTGAGCGCAGAGACCAGTGCAA gttCTGGGTGGGCTACCAGTATGTGATCACCAATCAGAACCACTCGTTACAGGGCCGCTGGGAGGTGGCTTATAAAG GGTCTCTGCAGGTGTTTTTACCACCTGAGGGTCTAGCCAACGTCGGGGAGGCATCTCCCACTCAGGACAACGTCTTCTGTGCCCAGCTCCAGCGTTTTCAGATTAAAAGCATGAATGAACGTGGCCTGCACAGCTGGCACGCTGAAAACTGTTACAAGAAGTTCCCCTTTCTCTGCAAAAGga GACAAACGTGCGTGGATATAAAAGACAACGTTGTGAATGAGGGATACTACTTCACCCCTAAAGGAGACGACCCATGTCTGAGCTGCACCTGTCATGATGGTGAACCTGAGATGTGTGTGGCTGCGCTGTGTGAACGTCCACAAGGCTGCCAGCATTTCCGCAAAGACCCCAAAGAGTGCTGCAAGTTCACCTGCCTCGACCCAG atggaaacagtctgttcGATTCGATGGCCAGTGGGATGAGACTGATCATCAGCTGCATCTCGTCCTTCCTCATCCTTTCTCTCCTCCTGTTCATGGTGCACAGACTCCGCCAGAGAAGACGTGAACGTATTGAAACACTGATTGGAGGAAACT TGCACCACTTTAACCTTGGGAGGCGGGTCCCAGGGTTTGACTACGGCCCAGACGCCTTTGGCACCGGTCTGACCCCGCTGCATCTGTCTGATGATGGAGAGGGAGGGGCTTTTCATTTCCAGGAGCCGCCCCCTCCGTATGCGGCCTATAAATATCCAGACATCCAGCACCCTGACGACCCTCCCCCTCCGTATGAAGCCTCCATCAATCCAGACAGCCTGCTCTACGTGGACCTCG GACACAgtggggtttccatggtaacgagcCAGATGAACGGCATAGGGGAGGGGCTACAGACCAGTATTCCCAACGCTTGCGGCGCCGTTCCAGACGTGGCCCTGCCCTCCCATGAGAGGGAAGACTCTATAGATAGCAGCACCCTCCTGGTAAGGCCAGACACACCCACAGAAGGCCACGCCCCCAGCACCACGCCCGCAGACTGCAGCTCCTCCCTCAGCACTGTGGTATAG
- the car15 gene encoding carbonic anhydrase 15 translates to MIWTAAILILVIWKVDSEDYCYNEPHCDPYAWGDNFESCHPLLEQHHSPINLDHQMSRNQSLGSLHLKGFDVAQTGPWTLENDGHSVVLHVGGGMSVSGGGLPGLYHTVQLHFHWGSPASNGSEHTVDGRRYPMEMHIVNMKSIHPNLTAALADPTGLAVLGFFIDVVYADNVHFGHISQKLSSVAYKGQTIKMKPFPLMSFLPTHNLSQYYRYYGSLTTPPCSQAVVWTLYEVPIYISWSQLAQFTSQVFSTEEDAEQVTPLQNNFRHVHPTFSRIIAASKDARVLSGGGSPPPRSTKTLFLFLILLLGTFGCDNYNYI, encoded by the exons ATGATCTGGACTGCTGCGATACTCATACTGGTTATTTGGAAAGTTGACTCAG AAGACTACTGCTACAATGAGCCACATTGTG ATCCGTATGCTTGGGGAGACAACTTTGAATCGTGTCATCCGTTACTTGAACAACATCACTCTCCGATCAACCTGGACCACCAGATGAGCAGGAACCAGTCCCTGGGGTCTTTACACCTGAAGGGCTTTGATGTGGCTCAAAcaggaccctggaccctggaaaACGACGGACACTCAG TGGTGCTGCACGTTGGTGGTGGGATGTCGGTGAGCGGCGGGGGTCTCCCAGGGCTTTACCACACCGTCCAGCTGCACTTCCACTGGGGGAGCCCGGCGTCCAACGGGTCAGAACACACGGTGGACGGGCGCCGATACCCGATGGAG ATGCACATCGTCAACATGAAGTCCATCCACCCCAACCTGACGGCGGCTTTGGCTGATCCCACGGGCCTCGCTGTCCTCGGATTCTTCATAGAT gttgtttatgcaGACAATGTTCACTTTGGACACATTTCACAAAAACTTTCCTCCGTTGCTTATAAAG GCCAAACTATTAAAATGAAGCCATTTCCACTGATGAGCTTTTTGCCAACACACAACCTGAGTCAGTATTATCGATACTACGGCAGCCTCACCACCCCCCCGTGTTCTCAGGCCGTTGTATGGACGCTGTATGAAGTCCCCATCTACATATCATGGTCTCAG CTCGCTCAGTTCACGTCGCAGGTTTTTTCCACAGAGGAGGATGCAGAACAGGTGACACCGCTGCAGAACAACTTCAGACACGTCCACCCCACGTTCAGCCGCATCATCGCCGCATCCAAAGACGCCAGGGTCCTCAGCGGGGGAGGAAGCCCCCCTCCCAGGTCCACAAAAACCCTGTTTCTGTTTCTAATCCTTCTACTGGGGACATTTGGTTGTGACAATTACAACTACATTTAG